A stretch of Streptococcus sp. oral taxon 061 DNA encodes these proteins:
- a CDS encoding RimK family alpha-L-glutamate ligase has protein sequence MSEAKVYVIHENLEWTQHLVKWLEELEVPYELWDLSSGILDLQSPPPQGIFYNRMSASSHTRGHRYAPEFTEQVITWLEAHGRKVVNGTGAINLEISKIKQYLKLNESGIETPATVAVLGQENIIEAARKLNIYPLITKHNRAGKGLGVQLFQNEEELATYVNSPLFEPSVDGITLLQAYIKPSDGRIRRSEFINQKFLYTVSIDSSDGFQLCPADGCQIGKRPEQLETSEKFQITEPLPDDRREAYESFLKNAQIEVAAIEWVQSESGDIYVYDVNTNTNYNPTAEKNATIFAHQHLAQYLKTELQALTSGQ, from the coding sequence ATGAGTGAAGCAAAAGTTTATGTGATTCATGAGAATCTAGAATGGACTCAACATTTAGTGAAATGGTTGGAAGAATTAGAAGTCCCTTATGAACTATGGGATTTGTCTAGTGGGATTTTAGATTTGCAAAGCCCACCGCCGCAAGGTATCTTTTACAATCGTATGTCTGCCTCTTCACACACAAGAGGACATCGTTATGCGCCAGAATTTACAGAGCAAGTGATTACTTGGTTAGAAGCACACGGACGCAAAGTTGTGAATGGTACCGGTGCTATCAACCTTGAAATTAGTAAAATCAAACAATATTTGAAGTTAAACGAGTCTGGTATCGAGACTCCTGCAACAGTTGCAGTTTTGGGTCAAGAAAACATTATTGAAGCGGCAAGAAAATTAAACATTTATCCTTTGATTACCAAGCACAATCGTGCAGGTAAGGGATTAGGCGTTCAACTCTTCCAAAATGAAGAGGAACTGGCAACTTATGTCAATAGCCCTCTCTTTGAACCATCAGTGGACGGGATTACCTTGTTACAAGCCTACATCAAGCCAAGTGATGGACGTATCCGTCGTTCAGAGTTTATCAATCAAAAATTCCTCTATACTGTTTCGATCGATTCTTCAGATGGTTTCCAACTTTGTCCAGCAGATGGTTGCCAAATCGGCAAGAGACCAGAGCAACTAGAAACGTCTGAAAAATTCCAGATTACAGAACCTCTACCAGATGACCGGAGAGAAGCTTATGAAAGTTTCTTGAAAAATGCTCAGATTGAAGTTGCGGCGATTGAATGGGTTCAATCAGAGAGTGGAGACATTTATGTCTATGATGTAAATACCAACACCAACTACAATCCTACCGCAGAAAAAAATGCCACTATTTTTGCCCACCAACACTTGGCTCAGTATCTAAAAACAGAATTGCAAGCCCTGACTAGTGGACAATAA
- a CDS encoding DUF3397 domain-containing protein has product MVMILIKLASVLLLVLTLALAIIFSRFLKLKKKGINFADLAFPFLIFEYYLISAKVFTHNQLPILGAALSLLAIILAFFFLSKKRSFYYPKFLKFFWRAGFLLTLLIYIVMIVQIFMMK; this is encoded by the coding sequence ATTGTTATGATTTTAATAAAACTCGCTTCTGTCTTGCTTTTGGTACTAACCTTGGCTTTGGCTATTATCTTTAGTAGATTTTTAAAGTTAAAGAAAAAGGGGATTAACTTTGCAGATTTGGCTTTTCCTTTTCTGATTTTTGAATACTATTTAATCAGTGCAAAGGTTTTTACCCATAATCAACTTCCCATTTTGGGGGCAGCCCTATCTTTGCTAGCCATCATTCTAGCCTTTTTCTTTTTAAGCAAAAAACGTAGTTTTTATTATCCAAAATTCCTTAAATTCTTTTGGAGAGCTGGATTTCTACTCACATTGCTCATCTACATCGTTATGATTGTTCAAATCTTCATGATGAAATAA
- a CDS encoding N-acetylmuramoyl-L-alanine amidase, whose product MKKTLLASAIALTFLGFATHPALAEENNVKTTAETTQETTTTEKEKKSIPSTKETAPSTETSSSVPTTSTTNPSETPAKKEEDKAPEVKKEGWVLEENHWRFYENNAPVLNWKKIQGKWYYFDKNGIMLSDTIYDGYILTSSGAMVDSGWGKIKDKWYYAKPSGKISQQKWEKVGGVWYYFDKDGIMLSNTIFDGYIFTNSGAMAESAWVKQDGKWYYAQTSGQLSKNKWDKIGGTWYYFNKDATMASNQWQGNYYLKASGAMAEKEWIFDKNYNSWFYLKSGGAYAAREWIGSYYLKSGGYMAKSEWIDDSYYNARYYVDENGVYVTGTRKIDGKAHQFQSNGKWIGEVPVSRGFEKGKYTYTVFLDPGHGGKDPGAVYYNTNEKDLTMQVYQKLRKELQSLGYTVLSSRDSDVYVDFVTERSRMVNKTDSDIFISIHFNASGSPASNRSGIQTYSYEEAAGYPSKINPYWHNHPDRISESNRLAADIHSSLLAETGAKDAGLLQSSFAVLRETDKPAVLLELGYIDNFNENQQIRSDAYQNRLVAGIVKGIQKYYAGK is encoded by the coding sequence GTGAAAAAAACGCTCTTGGCAAGTGCCATCGCACTTACTTTTCTAGGATTCGCAACACACCCTGCTTTGGCTGAAGAAAATAACGTAAAAACTACAGCAGAAACGACACAAGAAACTACAACTACAGAAAAAGAAAAAAAGAGCATCCCTTCAACCAAGGAAACTGCTCCTTCTACTGAAACAAGTTCAAGCGTACCAACAACTTCTACAACAAATCCAAGTGAAACTCCAGCTAAGAAAGAGGAAGACAAGGCTCCAGAAGTCAAAAAAGAAGGTTGGGTATTAGAGGAAAACCACTGGCGTTTCTATGAAAACAATGCCCCTGTTCTTAACTGGAAAAAAATTCAAGGAAAATGGTACTACTTCGATAAGAACGGTATCATGCTCAGTGATACGATTTATGATGGATACATCCTGACTAGTAGCGGGGCTATGGTAGATAGTGGCTGGGGTAAAATCAAAGATAAATGGTATTATGCAAAGCCATCTGGTAAAATCTCTCAGCAAAAATGGGAAAAAGTTGGTGGTGTATGGTACTACTTTGACAAAGATGGAATCATGCTCAGCAACACCATTTTTGATGGTTATATCTTTACCAATAGTGGGGCTATGGCTGAGAGCGCTTGGGTCAAACAAGATGGTAAATGGTACTATGCCCAAACTTCTGGACAATTAAGTAAAAATAAGTGGGATAAAATTGGTGGTACTTGGTACTACTTTAATAAAGATGCCACTATGGCAAGTAACCAATGGCAAGGTAACTACTACCTAAAAGCTAGCGGTGCCATGGCTGAGAAAGAGTGGATTTTTGATAAAAACTATAATAGCTGGTTCTATTTAAAATCAGGTGGTGCTTATGCAGCGCGTGAATGGATTGGTTCATACTACCTCAAGTCAGGTGGTTACATGGCTAAGAGTGAATGGATTGATGACAGCTACTACAATGCTCGTTACTATGTAGATGAAAATGGTGTCTATGTCACAGGAACTCGTAAAATCGATGGAAAAGCACATCAGTTCCAAAGTAATGGAAAATGGATAGGTGAAGTTCCAGTAAGTCGTGGATTTGAAAAAGGAAAATACACATATACCGTTTTCTTAGACCCAGGACACGGCGGTAAAGATCCTGGTGCTGTTTATTATAACACGAATGAAAAAGACCTCACCATGCAAGTTTATCAAAAACTACGCAAGGAACTCCAAAGTCTTGGTTATACTGTTCTTTCTTCTAGAGATAGTGATGTCTATGTCGACTTTGTCACTGAACGTTCAAGAATGGTTAATAAGACTGATTCAGATATCTTTATTAGTATTCACTTCAATGCTAGTGGCAGCCCTGCTTCTAACCGTTCTGGTATTCAGACCTATTCTTACGAAGAAGCTGCTGGTTATCCTTCTAAGATTAATCCATACTGGCATAACCATCCCGACCGTATCAGTGAAAGCAATCGCCTAGCTGCAGATATCCACTCTTCACTCCTAGCTGAAACAGGTGCTAAGGATGCAGGTCTTCTCCAAAGTAGCTTTGCTGTCCTTCGAGAAACCGATAAACCAGCAGTTCTATTGGAGCTTGGTTACATTGACAATTTCAACGAAAACCAACAAATTCGTAGCGATGCTTACCAAAATAGATTGGTGGCAGGTATTGTCAAAGGTATTCAAAAATATTACGCAGGCAAATAA
- a CDS encoding dicarboxylate/amino acid:cation symporter, producing MKLVTLWSKLSLGIQLLVALVLGVIAALIWPQFSGFYQFLGQAFIKLINMVIIPLIFPTIVVAVAGVIGKKSFGKILTKSLVYFFAVTTAITLLFVFASYYLGFGQGVNIGQTGGNLDGIANNVKFSEFLLGFIPSNIVKSLSDGALLPIIVFAIFLGYGIGNLKSDKSQKIIEGFQIWIEAIYKIVAVIIKLSPIGIFGFIAKDVATTGVDKLIGLGQFVIGTYLAYAVLVLLIFPLIAVFFKVPYLSAFRENWSLLTLAFVTGSSSVVLPSLLKDLKKQGHDEHTIDLVVPLGYTFNLEGAAVYFSVATIFIAHAYGIQFSLSSLLFTVLLLTLIGKTAATVPSGAIVVLLAAAPQLGLPVEGVALIFAVDFFVNAGRTMINVLGQILTVSVIEKTEGYILEEEKESQLSVSFS from the coding sequence ATGAAATTAGTTACGTTATGGTCAAAACTCTCACTAGGCATTCAATTATTGGTGGCTTTGGTCTTAGGTGTTATCGCTGCACTTATCTGGCCACAATTTTCAGGCTTTTATCAATTTTTAGGTCAAGCCTTTATTAAATTGATCAATATGGTTATCATTCCGCTAATCTTCCCAACCATCGTTGTTGCAGTAGCTGGAGTTATCGGAAAAAAATCTTTCGGGAAAATTTTGACCAAGAGTTTGGTTTACTTTTTTGCTGTAACAACTGCCATTACTCTTTTGTTTGTATTTGCTAGTTACTATTTAGGATTTGGTCAAGGAGTGAATATCGGTCAAACTGGTGGAAACCTTGATGGGATTGCTAACAATGTCAAGTTCAGCGAATTTTTGCTTGGTTTCATTCCATCAAATATCGTTAAATCTCTTTCAGATGGCGCTCTATTGCCAATTATCGTTTTTGCCATCTTTCTTGGTTACGGAATTGGGAATCTTAAGTCTGACAAATCTCAGAAGATTATCGAAGGTTTCCAAATCTGGATTGAAGCCATTTACAAGATTGTTGCAGTAATTATCAAACTATCACCGATTGGTATTTTTGGATTTATCGCTAAAGATGTTGCAACTACGGGTGTCGACAAGTTGATTGGGCTTGGTCAGTTTGTAATTGGAACTTATCTGGCTTATGCTGTATTGGTTCTCCTTATTTTCCCTTTGATTGCTGTATTCTTTAAGGTGCCGTATTTGTCAGCCTTTCGTGAAAATTGGAGTCTCTTGACTCTGGCTTTTGTTACTGGAAGTTCTAGTGTGGTCTTGCCATCACTTCTTAAAGATTTGAAAAAACAGGGGCATGACGAGCATACAATTGATTTAGTTGTTCCTTTAGGATATACTTTTAACTTAGAAGGAGCAGCGGTTTATTTCTCAGTAGCGACAATTTTTATCGCCCATGCCTATGGCATTCAATTTTCATTATCAAGTCTCTTGTTTACTGTTTTACTTTTGACTTTAATTGGAAAAACTGCGGCAACCGTACCATCAGGAGCTATTGTGGTTCTATTAGCTGCAGCACCTCAATTGGGCTTGCCAGTTGAAGGAGTGGCCTTGATTTTTGCAGTTGATTTCTTTGTCAATGCTGGCCGTACTATGATCAATGTTTTGGGTCAAATCTTAACAGTTAGCGTTATCGAAAAAACAGAAGGATACATTTTAGAAGAAGAAAAGGAAAGCCAATTATCAGTCAGCTTTTCTTAA